Genomic window (Motilibacter aurantiacus):
CGGCGAGGAAGAACGCGCAGACGTCGGAGACGCGGGCCGCCTGCTGCATGTTGTGCGTGACGATGACGATCGTGACCTCGGACTTGAGCTCCCCGATGGTCTCCTCGATGCGCCGGGTGCTCGTGGGGTCGAGCGCCGAGCAGGGCTCGTCCATGAGCAGCACGCGGGGGGTGATCGCGAGGGATCGGGCGATGCACAGACGCTGCTGCTGGCCGCCGGAGAGGCCACCGCCCGGCTGCCGGAGCCGGTCCTTGACCTCCTTCCAGAGGCCTGCCTTCTGCAGGCAGCTCTCGACGAGGCCGTCCTTCTCGGCGCGGTCGGCCCGCCGGCCCGTCAGCTTGAGGCCGGCGACCACGTTGTCGTAGATGCTCATCGCCGGGAAGGGGTTCGGCTTCTGGAAGACCATCCCGATCTGGCGCCGGGCGTCGGTCAGCCGCTTGCCGACGGCGTAGACGTCCTCGCCGTCGAGCAGCACCTCCCCCGCCAGCGACGCCGACGGCACCAGCTCGTGCATCCGGTTGAGGATCCGCAGGAAGGTGGACTTGCCGCACCCGGACGGGCCGATCAGCGCGGTCACCTGGCCGGCCGGCATGGTCAGGCTGACCCGGTCGAGCACCTTGTGGTCGGCGAACCAGGCCGAGACCGAGCGCCCCTCGAGGGTGGCGAGCCCTGCCGCGGGCGCCGGGACGTCCTCCGTGAAGAAGGGCGATTCGATCGTACTCATGGTTGTCTTCCTCGGATCGGCTGAGCTCAGATGAGGTTCGGCAGCAGACGGGCGACCAGCCCCGCGACGGTGAGCCCGAGCGCGCCGAGCACGGGCACCCCGACCAGCCAGGCCTGCCACTTGCCCCACCGGGCACGGGCCCAGACGAAGGCCAGCGACGCGGGGAGCAGCAGCTCGCCCCACAGCAGGATGCGGATCCAGACGCTGTCGTCGCCCACCATGGCGCGCTCGTTCTCCGGCAGCGTCGCGGACGTGAACGGGGGCCGGGCGGGCGCGACCTGCGGCGCGGACGTGAGGTCGGCGTCGACGTAGACGACGCCCTCGGGCGCGTACCAGGGGCCGTCCGCGGTGACGAGCGTGATCCGGCCCTGGCCCGGTGCGCGCGCCTCCATCGGGCTGCCCTCGCGGCGCGGGCTGCCGATGACCTCGTACGTGTGCGCCTGGCCGCCCTGGGCCGTGGTCACCCGGATGATGTCGCCACGCTCGAGCTGGTCGATGTCCTCGAACGGGCCGCCGTACGTGGACTTCCGCCCGTAGATGACCGAGATGGAGTTCTGCCCCGGCAGGACCGTCGAGCGCAGCAGCCCGGGGCCCTTCTCCAGCACCTCGGACGTGGTCCCCCACCCGACGACCTCGTGCTCCATGCCGATACGGGGGATGTCGAGGATCGCCACGGGAGCGCCGAGCGGCACGGCGCGGCCCTCCAGGTCGAACGGGCCCACCGGAGCGGTGCCCAGGGCCAGCT
Coding sequences:
- a CDS encoding phosphate ABC transporter ATP-binding protein, with translation MSTIESPFFTEDVPAPAAGLATLEGRSVSAWFADHKVLDRVSLTMPAGQVTALIGPSGCGKSTFLRILNRMHELVPSASLAGEVLLDGEDVYAVGKRLTDARRQIGMVFQKPNPFPAMSIYDNVVAGLKLTGRRADRAEKDGLVESCLQKAGLWKEVKDRLRQPGGGLSGGQQQRLCIARSLAITPRVLLMDEPCSALDPTSTRRIEETIGELKSEVTIVIVTHNMQQAARVSDVCAFFLAEQGKPGHIVEAGATRDIFESPVDPRTADYVNGRFG
- a CDS encoding sortase, with the protein product MSQTTTLRPSPELGEGRGLPGGEAPQRPSAPRAGLLGRFRRAGAATGGSAPQRPGLTFAGTALSLLATLALGFAGNLLLVSHLQHVRAQNQQYAEFRSQLALGTAPVGPFDLEGRAVPLGAPVAILDIPRIGMEHEVVGWGTTSEVLEKGPGLLRSTVLPGQNSISVIYGRKSTYGGPFEDIDQLERGDIIRVTTAQGGQAHTYEVIGSPRREGSPMEARAPGQGRITLVTADGPWYAPEGVVYVDADLTSAPQVAPARPPFTSATLPENERAMVGDDSVWIRILLWGELLLPASLAFVWARARWGKWQAWLVGVPVLGALGLTVAGLVARLLPNLI